From Mytilus edulis chromosome 8, xbMytEdul2.2, whole genome shotgun sequence, one genomic window encodes:
- the LOC139487131 gene encoding galactosylceramide sulfotransferase-like isoform X2 encodes MTVFNHECIPKRYCANMPKLQFSMSKCISRFFLLTLLVVCVIFISLPFIGKHSTVIFYEAAFYNVSVEKNTHRYSSLGYPEALNIKTSKNQIKFRSVDIETTTTQITTTKQIDVSTEKLSTVRHVNKSSNIKVSQSIKVPKCYNPINHVAFLKVHKASSTTVMNIFLRYGDSHRLNIVLPRSVKQGAFNYLGYGVTVQKKRINKIPSNETYNILCNHAVYNKEAFSELLGPYSINIGIVRDPFTQFPSAAYYYGLLSRIKKRFGNIKKAEELLSRFLKSPDAFGSILHIHNGMFSDFGLPKKDFHNEEAINKRITDLDKEFALVMVTELFDESLILMRRILCWGIKDILYVPLNINKNKKQHPIVLSEDTKQNLFKYNYADFKLYIHFRDKMIEQIKDQGQDFYSEVRYFKKVHVIVTKFCHESSLKKFPSSASVLIKASSWNTDFTINSAECKFMMSSELPLLKGLMSKAETRYNIWLEAMLESFSGTNTAFIKRNVIS; translated from the exons TGTATCCCTAAAAGATATTGTGCTAATATGCCAAAATTACAGTTTTCAATGAGCAAATGCATATCAAG atttttcTTGCTTACTCTCCTGGTAGTCTGTGTGATTTTTATAAGCTTGCCATTTATAGGAAAACACTCAACTGTGATATTTTATGAAGCTGCATTTTATAATGTTTCCGTTGAAAAAAATACTCATCGTTATTCTAGTCTAGGTTATCCAGaagctttaaatataaaaacatccAAAAACCAAATAAAATTTCGGTCTGTGGATATAGAGACTACAACAACACAGATTACAACAACCAAACAAATAGATGTGTCTACTGAAAAATTATCAACTGTAAGACATGttaataaaagttcaaatatAAAAGTGTCACAATCGATAAAAGTACCGAAGTGTTATAATCCAATAAACCACGTGGCGTTTTTAAAAGTGCATAAAGCCAGTAGCACGACTGTTATGAATATTTTCCTCCGATATGGAGATTCGCATAGACTAAATATAGTTCTTCCAAGATCCGTAAAACAAGGTGCCTTTAACTATTTAGGTTATGGTGTAACAGttcagaaaaaaagaataaataaaattccAAGCAATGAGACATATAATATTTTATGTAATCATGCTGTATATAACAAGGAAGCGTTTTCAGAACTTCTAGGACCGTATTCAATTAACATAGGAATTGTTCGTGATCCATTTACACAGTTTCCTTCCGCTGCATATTACTACGGTTTACTGAGTCGTATTAAAAAACGTTTTGGTAACATAAAAAAAGCGGAAGAGCTACTTTCGAGGTTCTTAAAATCACCTGATGCGTTTGGTTCCATTTTGCACATTCACAACGGAATGTTTTCAGATTTTGGACTTCCAAAGAAGGACTTTCATAATGAAGAAGCAATCAATAAACGCATCACCGACTTGGATAAGGAGTTCGCGTTAGTCATGGTCACAGAACTGTTTGATGAATCGCTTATATTAATGAGAAGAATTTTGTGCTGGGGAATTAAGGACATTCTGTATGTTCCTCTGAATATCAATAAGAATAAGAAACAACATCCAATAGTTCTCAGTGAGGATACAAAGCagaatttattcaaatataattatGCTGATTTCAAATTATACATACACTTTCGCGATAAAATGATAGAACAAATCAAAGATCAAGGCCAGGATTTCTATTCAGAAGTTAGATATTTCAAAAAAGTTCATGTGATAGTTACGAAATTTTGTCACGAGAGTTCGTTAAAGAAATTTCCAAGTTCTGCATCTGTCCTTATAAAAGCTTCAAGCTGGAATACAGATTTTACAATTAATTCAGCAGAATGTAAATTTATGATGTCTTCCGAACTCCCTTTACTTAAAGGATTGATGAGTAAGGCTGAAACCCGGTATAATATCTGGCTCGAAGCAATGCTCGAAAGTTTTTCAGGCACCAATACTGCATTTATAAAGAGAAATGTGATATCATGA
- the LOC139486338 gene encoding histamine H3 receptor-like, giving the protein MMHITDYSSKQGVTTFSLEKTMYANITTYNTTNEVLDNGYTASRELLVIAGIVIVPVIVITLIGNILTIISFIRDRKLHESINIYILNLAIADFLIGTISMPIYLAYTLDDSVWIFGYQFCKAYLLLDLIFTSVSLEVMILISFDRYIFLKHWSRNYKDQTRRNAYIRSGAAWIIALVLNGPATLFWDIWTGENSVPLDDCEVQYRNNYAYTVVVAIVAFPIPFVILTILNTIIFWEIRKLLSRREELSNLSSLSNSRDSTLSRSASINNVHAGNVNFVHLHRRNSLRSKEIFHTRHGKKAAKSLAILTVVYVCAWLPYAIAIVIYSFCRTCVSVPVFETCTWLLWFKSAINPFLYAYNCNRFRSNFKYFLSCGRRQKYIGDGPVIV; this is encoded by the coding sequence ATGATGCATATAACGGATTATTCAAGTAAACAAGGTGTAACTACTTTTTCACTGGAAAAGACAATGTATGCCAACATTACAACATATAATACTACTAATGAAGTACTAGACAATGGATACACAGCATCACGGGAACTTCTAGTAATAGCAGGAATAGTGATTGTTCCTGTTATAGTGATTACATTAATTGGGAATATACTTACGATAATCTCGTTTATACGAGACCGAAAGTTACATGAATCAATCAATATTTACATTCTAAATCTCGCTATTGCAGATTTCCTAATCGGGACTATTAGTATGCCGATATACCTAGCGTATACTTTAGATGATAGCGTTTGGATATTCGGATATCAGTTCTGCAAGGCGTATTTGTTACTGGATTTAATATTTACCTCCGTGTCTTTAGAAGTGATGATTTTGATAAGCTTTGATCGTTATATTTTCCTCAAACACTGGTCCAGGAATTATAAAGATCAGACTAGAAGGAATGCGTATATACGAAGTGGTGCCGCTTGGATTATTGCATTAGTTTTAAATGGTCCAGCGACCCTGTTTTGGGACATTTGGACAGGAGAGAATTCTGTACCTTTAGATGACTGTGAAGTACAGTATCGAAATAATTACGCCTACACAGTAGTGGTTGCTATAGTAGCATTTCCAATTCCATTTGTGATATTGACTATATTGAATACAATTATATTTTGGgaaataagaaaattactttCAAGAAGAGAAGAGCTAAGTAATTTATCTTCACTTTCCAACAGCCGGGACTCGACTTTGTCTAGATCTGCGTCAATAAATAACGTTCACGCAGGGAACGTAAATTTTGTACACTTGCATCGAAGAAACAGCCTACGTTCCAAAGAAATATTCCACACACGTCACGGTAAAAAGGCGGCTAAATCTCTCGCAATATTGACTGTTGTGTATGTGTGTGCGTGGCTTCCTTATGCTATTGCTATAGTCATATATTCATTTTGTAGAACTTGTGTAAGTGTGCCGGTTTTTGAAACATGTACGTGGCTTTTATGGTTTAAATCGGCAATTAATCCATTTTTATATGCTTATAACTGTAACAGGTTCCggtcaaattttaaatacttCCTGTCATGTGGTAGAAGACAAAAGTATATAGGCGACGGACCAGTTATTGTTTAA
- the LOC139487131 gene encoding galactosylceramide sulfotransferase-like isoform X1: MYRRRWYVFRIICIPKRYCANMPKLQFSMSKCISRFFLLTLLVVCVIFISLPFIGKHSTVIFYEAAFYNVSVEKNTHRYSSLGYPEALNIKTSKNQIKFRSVDIETTTTQITTTKQIDVSTEKLSTVRHVNKSSNIKVSQSIKVPKCYNPINHVAFLKVHKASSTTVMNIFLRYGDSHRLNIVLPRSVKQGAFNYLGYGVTVQKKRINKIPSNETYNILCNHAVYNKEAFSELLGPYSINIGIVRDPFTQFPSAAYYYGLLSRIKKRFGNIKKAEELLSRFLKSPDAFGSILHIHNGMFSDFGLPKKDFHNEEAINKRITDLDKEFALVMVTELFDESLILMRRILCWGIKDILYVPLNINKNKKQHPIVLSEDTKQNLFKYNYADFKLYIHFRDKMIEQIKDQGQDFYSEVRYFKKVHVIVTKFCHESSLKKFPSSASVLIKASSWNTDFTINSAECKFMMSSELPLLKGLMSKAETRYNIWLEAMLESFSGTNTAFIKRNVIS, translated from the exons TGTATCCCTAAAAGATATTGTGCTAATATGCCAAAATTACAGTTTTCAATGAGCAAATGCATATCAAG atttttcTTGCTTACTCTCCTGGTAGTCTGTGTGATTTTTATAAGCTTGCCATTTATAGGAAAACACTCAACTGTGATATTTTATGAAGCTGCATTTTATAATGTTTCCGTTGAAAAAAATACTCATCGTTATTCTAGTCTAGGTTATCCAGaagctttaaatataaaaacatccAAAAACCAAATAAAATTTCGGTCTGTGGATATAGAGACTACAACAACACAGATTACAACAACCAAACAAATAGATGTGTCTACTGAAAAATTATCAACTGTAAGACATGttaataaaagttcaaatatAAAAGTGTCACAATCGATAAAAGTACCGAAGTGTTATAATCCAATAAACCACGTGGCGTTTTTAAAAGTGCATAAAGCCAGTAGCACGACTGTTATGAATATTTTCCTCCGATATGGAGATTCGCATAGACTAAATATAGTTCTTCCAAGATCCGTAAAACAAGGTGCCTTTAACTATTTAGGTTATGGTGTAACAGttcagaaaaaaagaataaataaaattccAAGCAATGAGACATATAATATTTTATGTAATCATGCTGTATATAACAAGGAAGCGTTTTCAGAACTTCTAGGACCGTATTCAATTAACATAGGAATTGTTCGTGATCCATTTACACAGTTTCCTTCCGCTGCATATTACTACGGTTTACTGAGTCGTATTAAAAAACGTTTTGGTAACATAAAAAAAGCGGAAGAGCTACTTTCGAGGTTCTTAAAATCACCTGATGCGTTTGGTTCCATTTTGCACATTCACAACGGAATGTTTTCAGATTTTGGACTTCCAAAGAAGGACTTTCATAATGAAGAAGCAATCAATAAACGCATCACCGACTTGGATAAGGAGTTCGCGTTAGTCATGGTCACAGAACTGTTTGATGAATCGCTTATATTAATGAGAAGAATTTTGTGCTGGGGAATTAAGGACATTCTGTATGTTCCTCTGAATATCAATAAGAATAAGAAACAACATCCAATAGTTCTCAGTGAGGATACAAAGCagaatttattcaaatataattatGCTGATTTCAAATTATACATACACTTTCGCGATAAAATGATAGAACAAATCAAAGATCAAGGCCAGGATTTCTATTCAGAAGTTAGATATTTCAAAAAAGTTCATGTGATAGTTACGAAATTTTGTCACGAGAGTTCGTTAAAGAAATTTCCAAGTTCTGCATCTGTCCTTATAAAAGCTTCAAGCTGGAATACAGATTTTACAATTAATTCAGCAGAATGTAAATTTATGATGTCTTCCGAACTCCCTTTACTTAAAGGATTGATGAGTAAGGCTGAAACCCGGTATAATATCTGGCTCGAAGCAATGCTCGAAAGTTTTTCAGGCACCAATACTGCATTTATAAAGAGAAATGTGATATCATGA